Proteins from a single region of Natronocella acetinitrilica:
- a CDS encoding CDP-6-deoxy-delta-3,4-glucoseen reductase: MEYQVTIEPSGHRFTVAQGESVLAGALRAGLVIPYSCRGGSCATCMGKVVEGEVTYPGGGTPEALDETEAAIGQALFCMAQPGSDLVIEVRELRDAGDIEPRKLPCRVVAMHRLAHDVMQLDLKLPDSERLQFLPGQYIDILLRDGRRRSYSLANPPHRDDFLEIHVRHLVDGEFSGKVFGSMREKALLRLDGPYGTFFLREESERPILMMGGGTGLAPLQSMLEHAFEIGLNRPIHLYWGVRARNDLYRHEQLAIWAAKYPHFTYTPCLSEPLPEDQWQGRIGLVHNMLLQEHPQLGGYDVYMSGPPGMIEAARRDFRHHGLLDEHLYFDSFEHAADNMIAPPEN, encoded by the coding sequence ATGGAATACCAGGTCACAATCGAGCCTTCCGGACATCGCTTCACCGTCGCGCAGGGTGAATCCGTGCTGGCCGGTGCACTGCGAGCGGGACTGGTGATTCCCTACAGTTGCCGTGGTGGCTCGTGTGCCACCTGCATGGGCAAGGTCGTGGAAGGTGAGGTCACCTACCCGGGTGGCGGCACGCCCGAGGCTCTGGACGAAACCGAGGCCGCCATCGGCCAGGCGTTGTTCTGCATGGCCCAGCCCGGCAGTGACCTGGTGATCGAAGTCCGGGAACTGCGTGACGCAGGCGACATCGAGCCCCGCAAACTCCCCTGCCGGGTGGTCGCCATGCATCGCCTTGCCCATGACGTCATGCAGCTGGATCTCAAGCTCCCGGATAGCGAGCGGTTGCAGTTTCTCCCCGGCCAGTACATCGACATCCTGCTCCGCGACGGACGCAGGAGAAGCTATTCCCTTGCCAACCCGCCACACCGGGATGATTTCCTGGAAATCCATGTCCGGCATCTGGTGGATGGTGAATTTTCCGGCAAGGTGTTCGGCAGCATGCGGGAGAAGGCGCTGCTCAGGCTCGATGGACCCTACGGCACGTTCTTTCTACGCGAAGAGTCGGAACGCCCCATCCTGATGATGGGCGGCGGCACAGGTCTGGCACCACTGCAGAGCATGCTCGAGCACGCCTTCGAGATCGGCTTGAACCGGCCGATTCACCTATACTGGGGGGTGCGGGCCCGGAACGACCTGTACCGTCATGAGCAACTGGCCATCTGGGCTGCGAAGTATCCCCACTTCACTTACACGCCCTGCTTGTCGGAGCCACTTCCCGAGGACCAGTGGCAAGGCCGCATCGGTCTGGTTCACAACATGCTGCTTCAGGAGCATCCGCAGCTTGGCGGCTATGATGTCTACATGAGCGGTCCGCCCGGAATGATAGAGGCAGCCCGGCGGGACTTCCGCCATCATGGCCTTCTGGACGAGCATCTCTACTTTGATTCCTTTGAGCATGCAGCAGACAATATGATTGCGCCGCCCGAGAATTGA
- the ubiD gene encoding 4-hydroxy-3-polyprenylbenzoate decarboxylase, producing the protein MQYRDLRDFMNQLEGRGELKRITAPVDPVLEMTEICDRTLRGGGPALLFENPVGHQMPVLGNLFGTPTRVAMGMGADSTDALRDIGKLLAFLRQPEPPKGFRDAWDQLPVFKKVLSMAPKKVRRAPCQEVVLEGEDVDLSRIPVQTCWPGDAGPLITWALVITRGPHKDRQNLGIYRQQVIGRNRVIMRWLAHRGGALDFREWRQAHPGEPFPIAVALGADPATILGAVTPVPDNISEYAFAGLLRGSKTELIQCIGSDLQVPASAEIVLEGHIHPDDMAPEGPFGDHTGYYNEVDEFPVFTIDRITHRPDPIYHSTYTGRPPDEPAILGVALNEVFVPILQKQFPEIVDFYLPPEGCSYRMAVVSMRKQYPGHAKRVMLGVWSFLRQFMYTKFVIVVDDDVNPRSWEDVIWAMTTRMDPQRDTVMIDNTPIDYLDFASPVSGLGSKMGLDATSKWAGETTREWGTPIRMSDEIRQRVDERWAELGIDAPPVPR; encoded by the coding sequence ATGCAATACAGAGATCTGCGGGATTTCATGAACCAGCTCGAGGGGCGCGGGGAGCTCAAGCGCATCACGGCGCCGGTGGACCCTGTGCTCGAAATGACGGAGATCTGCGATCGCACCCTGCGTGGTGGCGGCCCTGCCCTGCTATTCGAGAATCCCGTCGGCCACCAGATGCCCGTACTCGGCAATCTGTTCGGCACGCCGACCCGGGTTGCCATGGGCATGGGCGCCGACAGCACCGACGCGCTGCGCGACATCGGCAAACTGCTGGCATTCCTGCGCCAGCCCGAACCGCCCAAGGGTTTTCGCGACGCCTGGGATCAGCTTCCGGTCTTCAAGAAGGTGCTGAGCATGGCGCCGAAGAAGGTGCGCCGCGCGCCCTGCCAGGAGGTGGTGCTGGAGGGGGAAGACGTGGACCTCTCCCGCATCCCGGTGCAGACCTGCTGGCCGGGGGATGCGGGTCCGCTGATCACCTGGGCGCTGGTGATCACCCGCGGCCCCCACAAGGACCGGCAGAATCTCGGCATCTACCGCCAGCAGGTCATCGGCCGCAACCGGGTGATCATGCGCTGGCTGGCGCATCGGGGCGGCGCGCTGGATTTCCGCGAATGGCGGCAGGCGCACCCCGGCGAGCCGTTCCCCATCGCCGTGGCGCTGGGCGCCGACCCGGCCACCATCCTCGGGGCGGTGACGCCGGTGCCGGACAACATCTCCGAGTACGCCTTCGCGGGCCTGCTGCGCGGCAGCAAGACCGAGCTGATCCAGTGCATCGGCTCGGATCTGCAGGTGCCGGCCAGCGCCGAAATCGTGCTGGAGGGCCACATCCACCCGGATGACATGGCGCCGGAAGGCCCCTTTGGCGACCATACCGGCTACTACAACGAGGTGGATGAGTTCCCGGTGTTCACCATCGACCGCATCACCCACCGACCGGACCCGATCTACCACAGCACCTACACCGGCCGCCCCCCGGACGAGCCCGCCATCCTCGGCGTGGCCCTGAACGAGGTGTTCGTGCCGATCCTGCAGAAGCAGTTCCCGGAGATCGTGGATTTCTACCTGCCGCCGGAGGGCTGCTCCTACCGCATGGCGGTGGTGAGCATGCGCAAGCAGTACCCGGGCCACGCCAAGCGGGTGATGCTGGGCGTGTGGTCGTTCCTGCGGCAGTTCATGTACACCAAGTTCGTCATCGTGGTGGATGACGACGTCAATCCACGTAGCTGGGAGGACGTGATCTGGGCTATGACCACCCGCATGGACCCCCAGCGCGACACGGTGATGATCGACAATACCCCCATCGATTACCTGGATTTCGCCTCGCCGGTCTCCGGTCTTGGGTCCAAAATGGGGTTGGATGCCACCAGCAAATGGGCGGGGGAAACAACGCGGGAGTGGGGTACGCCGATTCGAATGAGTGACGAGATTCGCCAGCGGGTCGACGAACGGTGGGCGGAACTGGGTATTGATGCACCCCCGGTTCCCCGGTAG
- a CDS encoding DUF2946 family protein codes for MDDRVRRAMARWPDVPHLYGWLRLDERGRWWLRDSLVRNQALFDYIGRNYDVDERGCWYFQNGPQRGYVALDYTPWVLHLDNSGMLRFQTGAEARLTGTALIDDEGNLLLVTQRGPGVVAGEGLAAMIDGLRDLQGETIPLETLEQAINDQNLQALSLHWNSERVPLEFIHRADVPRRFAFNPSPTPTGH; via the coding sequence ATGGATGATCGCGTACGCCGTGCCATGGCCCGCTGGCCGGATGTCCCCCATCTCTATGGCTGGCTGCGTCTGGACGAGCGAGGCCGCTGGTGGCTGCGTGACAGCTTGGTGCGGAACCAGGCCCTGTTCGACTATATCGGCCGTAACTATGACGTGGACGAACGTGGCTGCTGGTATTTCCAGAACGGCCCGCAGCGGGGTTATGTCGCACTTGATTACACGCCCTGGGTTCTGCACCTCGACAACAGCGGCATGCTGCGTTTTCAGACCGGGGCTGAGGCCAGGCTGACAGGCACGGCCCTGATTGATGACGAGGGGAATCTGCTGCTGGTCACCCAGCGTGGACCAGGGGTGGTCGCTGGCGAGGGGCTGGCGGCCATGATCGACGGATTACGCGACCTGCAAGGGGAAACCATCCCGCTGGAAACCCTTGAACAGGCTATCAACGATCAAAATCTGCAGGCCCTCTCGCTGCATTGGAACAGTGAGCGGGTACCCCTGGAGTTCATCCATCGGGCTGACGTACCCCGGCGCTTTGCCTTCAACCCGTCGCCCACGCCAACCGGCCACTGA
- a CDS encoding glutamine amidotransferase, which produces MMNGSGEHLPVLIVRLGTTPPPVKAECGTGDQWIGNGLGLPVHVVDPRKGEPLPAPDAIAGAVLTGSRSMVTDREPWSEYTAGWLRTLVEREVPVLGICFGHHLLAEAFGGGVGFHEGGREVGTVTIRPTLEAAHDPLFGGLPAAFPAQAIHKQQVQRLPSEAVLLATGDFEPTQAYRLGSRAWGVQFHPEFSDRVMGSFIRALEPALQEEGLNTAALQAGLQPSPEAWWLLRRFAGLTVAER; this is translated from the coding sequence ATGATGAATGGATCCGGGGAACACCTTCCCGTGCTGATCGTACGGCTTGGAACCACACCGCCGCCGGTGAAGGCGGAGTGCGGTACCGGCGACCAATGGATCGGCAACGGCCTGGGTTTGCCTGTGCATGTGGTCGACCCTCGAAAGGGCGAGCCGCTGCCAGCCCCGGACGCAATTGCGGGGGCGGTACTCACCGGCTCCCGATCCATGGTTACTGACCGCGAACCCTGGAGCGAATACACCGCCGGATGGCTGCGTACGCTGGTAGAACGCGAAGTGCCGGTGCTCGGCATCTGCTTCGGCCACCACCTGCTGGCGGAGGCGTTCGGCGGGGGTGTCGGCTTCCACGAGGGCGGACGGGAAGTGGGCACCGTCACCATCCGGCCCACGCTGGAAGCCGCCCATGATCCGCTATTCGGTGGTCTGCCTGCTGCGTTTCCCGCGCAGGCGATACACAAACAGCAGGTTCAGCGGCTGCCGTCAGAGGCGGTGCTGCTGGCCACCGGTGACTTTGAACCGACTCAGGCCTATCGTCTGGGTTCCCGTGCCTGGGGCGTGCAGTTTCATCCGGAGTTCAGTGATCGCGTCATGGGTAGCTTCATTCGCGCTCTGGAGCCCGCGTTGCAGGAGGAGGGGCTGAATACCGCCGCACTGCAGGCAGGTTTGCAGCCATCGCCAGAGGCGTGGTGGCTCCTGCGCCGTTTTGCCGGCCTGACTGTGGCTGAGCGCTGA
- a CDS encoding thiopurine S-methyltransferase, protein MRAEFWLDRWEQGDTPWQLDRVNPLLQQHLPSLGIEPGARIFLPLCGATLDLGWLRSQGFDVVGVDLAEASLQAVADAEGLERQAAAHVDGLQCFAGENLTLWCGDYFALTPKQLGRVDAIWDRAALVALPPEMRREYARHMLDLTPARPPLLCWTLEYEQARMDGPPFSVSADELKQLWGREYRLETLLARDVLGRSPAFEKAGLTALQERLALLSRWGCPPTTS, encoded by the coding sequence ATGCGGGCGGAGTTCTGGCTCGATCGCTGGGAGCAGGGCGACACGCCCTGGCAGCTTGATCGGGTCAACCCGTTGCTGCAGCAGCATCTGCCATCCCTCGGAATTGAACCGGGCGCGCGTATTTTCTTGCCATTATGTGGCGCGACGCTGGATCTCGGCTGGCTGAGGAGCCAGGGATTCGATGTCGTGGGTGTCGACCTTGCCGAGGCGAGTCTGCAGGCGGTTGCCGACGCTGAAGGCCTTGAGCGGCAGGCAGCGGCGCACGTCGATGGGTTGCAATGCTTTGCCGGTGAAAACCTCACCCTCTGGTGTGGCGACTACTTTGCGTTGACCCCGAAGCAACTGGGCAGAGTGGATGCCATCTGGGATCGGGCCGCCCTGGTGGCCTTGCCCCCGGAAATGCGCAGGGAATACGCCCGCCATATGCTGGACCTCACCCCTGCTCGGCCACCGCTGCTGTGCTGGACCCTTGAATACGAGCAGGCCCGGATGGACGGACCACCGTTTTCCGTCTCTGCAGATGAACTGAAGCAGCTCTGGGGTCGGGAATACCGCCTTGAAACCCTGTTGGCCCGGGATGTCCTTGGCCGAAGCCCTGCCTTCGAGAAAGCCGGCCTCACCGCTCTGCAAGAGCGACTGGCCCTTCTCAGTCGTTGGGGTTGTCCGCCTACAACATCATGA
- a CDS encoding aldo/keto reductase, giving the protein MSLRLSRRKALQLLGAGIAGALFPPSLALAGSNGRLYKPIPGGQRLPVIGLGTWRTFNVGADQQLLGDRAEVVRAFFEHGGGMVDSSPMYGSAPDVMGFALERLGHPGSLYSAEKVWSPAGGSTREQIAELADRWGVSRFDLMQVHNLVDWREHLEVLQQMKADGELRHIGVTTSHGRRHSAFEDIMQNHDIDFVQLTYNITHRQVEHRLLPLAREKGIAVIANRPYDGGGLIRRLKRGHEVPGWAKEECGCSTWAGFLLKFIVSHPAVTCAIPATTSVEHLEENMRAGLEPMPGEGARRRMIEHIESL; this is encoded by the coding sequence ATGAGTCTGCGGCTATCACGCAGAAAAGCGCTCCAGCTTCTGGGTGCCGGCATTGCAGGCGCCTTGTTCCCACCGTCGCTGGCTTTGGCAGGCTCGAATGGCAGGCTCTACAAGCCCATTCCCGGCGGGCAGCGGCTGCCGGTGATCGGGCTTGGCACCTGGCGCACGTTCAATGTGGGCGCCGATCAGCAGTTGTTGGGTGATCGCGCCGAGGTGGTCCGCGCGTTTTTTGAACACGGCGGCGGCATGGTGGATTCCTCGCCCATGTACGGTTCGGCGCCCGACGTGATGGGCTTCGCGCTTGAGCGGCTGGGCCACCCCGGCTCGCTCTACTCGGCCGAAAAGGTGTGGAGCCCGGCCGGGGGCTCGACACGGGAGCAGATTGCCGAGCTCGCCGACCGTTGGGGTGTGTCACGCTTCGATCTCATGCAGGTACACAACCTGGTGGACTGGCGCGAGCACCTGGAGGTGCTGCAGCAAATGAAGGCGGACGGCGAACTGCGGCACATCGGCGTCACCACCTCCCACGGTCGCCGCCACAGTGCTTTTGAAGACATCATGCAAAACCACGACATCGACTTCGTGCAACTGACCTACAACATCACCCATCGGCAGGTGGAACACCGCCTGCTGCCGCTGGCCCGCGAGAAGGGCATCGCCGTGATCGCCAATCGGCCCTACGACGGCGGCGGCCTGATCCGGAGACTCAAGCGGGGTCATGAAGTACCCGGTTGGGCGAAAGAGGAGTGTGGCTGCTCCACCTGGGCCGGTTTCCTGCTCAAGTTCATCGTCAGCCATCCGGCAGTTACCTGCGCAATCCCGGCAACGACGAGCGTCGAGCATCTTGAGGAAAACATGCGGGCAGGTCTCGAGCCCATGCCCGGCGAAGGTGCGCGCCGGCGCATGATCGAACACATTGAGTCGCTTTGA
- a CDS encoding DUF6064 family protein: MGDWLSYRLEDFIPFTAEVYFRLIERINESFWPLQLLMVFLGLVAVLLAWRGWRRFGLALVAGAWLVSGFVFHLQYYAEINVLAGNLAVLFFVQAVLMLTVASFGAGGPSARRSGGLRTVVGVAIAAFGSAAYPLLAPLTGNGWRQAEVFALHPDPTAIVTLGFLLIALRGSASWLVYPIPLLWCLITTLTLIPLQVGWALLPLGIATITVLGLAAAAFEDRFRTRNCRAS; the protein is encoded by the coding sequence ATGGGAGACTGGCTCAGCTACCGACTCGAGGACTTTATCCCCTTCACCGCCGAGGTCTACTTTCGCCTGATCGAGCGTATCAACGAGAGTTTCTGGCCCTTGCAGCTGCTGATGGTCTTCCTCGGCCTGGTCGCGGTACTCCTCGCCTGGCGCGGATGGCGGCGGTTCGGTCTGGCACTGGTTGCCGGGGCATGGCTGGTCAGCGGCTTTGTCTTCCACCTCCAGTATTACGCGGAAATCAATGTCCTTGCCGGTAACCTTGCGGTTCTATTCTTTGTCCAGGCGGTGCTGATGCTGACCGTCGCCTCCTTCGGCGCTGGGGGACCGTCAGCGCGGCGAAGTGGTGGCCTTCGAACCGTCGTCGGTGTCGCCATCGCCGCCTTCGGAAGCGCCGCCTACCCGCTGCTGGCACCGCTCACAGGCAACGGCTGGAGGCAGGCCGAAGTCTTTGCCCTGCATCCGGACCCAACGGCCATCGTCACCCTGGGTTTCCTGCTCATCGCCTTGCGCGGCTCCGCCAGCTGGCTGGTGTACCCGATCCCGCTACTGTGGTGCCTGATCACCACGCTCACCCTGATACCACTTCAGGTCGGTTGGGCCCTGCTTCCCTTGGGAATTGCCACCATCACGGTGCTGGGCCTGGCTGCCGCGGCATTCGAGGATCGCTTTCGTACGCGCAACTGCCGTGCCAGCTAA
- a CDS encoding mechanosensitive ion channel family protein — protein sequence MVIIGTILFLAEVLSLPYQGVLAGLGIGGLAVALAARSTVENFIGGITLFADKPVKAGDFCRFGENIGVVETIGLRSVRIRSLDRTIVTIPNAEFAAMHIENYSRRDSILINTEVELRYETTPDQVRWVLTEIRKLLLQHPMVEGDSARARFAGFGAHSLHIAIFAYVRTTDWSKYLGVQEDIFLRLIDIVDESGTGFAFPSTVNYVARDGGIDEERRERVEGIIDQLRKNNQLPFPDFDHDTRGAMADGLDYPPAGSATTR from the coding sequence GTGGTCATCATCGGAACGATCCTGTTCCTGGCGGAAGTGCTCTCGCTACCCTACCAGGGGGTACTGGCCGGTCTGGGTATCGGCGGCCTGGCGGTCGCGCTGGCGGCGCGTTCCACGGTCGAGAACTTCATCGGCGGAATCACTCTGTTCGCCGACAAACCCGTGAAAGCGGGCGATTTCTGCCGGTTCGGCGAAAATATCGGAGTGGTCGAGACCATTGGCCTGCGCTCGGTCAGAATCCGTTCCCTCGACCGGACGATTGTCACCATTCCCAACGCCGAGTTCGCCGCCATGCATATCGAGAACTACTCGCGTCGGGACAGCATCCTGATCAATACCGAGGTGGAACTGCGTTACGAAACCACGCCCGATCAGGTCCGCTGGGTGCTGACGGAAATCCGCAAGCTATTGCTGCAACATCCCATGGTCGAGGGCGATTCGGCCCGGGCGCGCTTCGCCGGGTTCGGTGCGCACTCGCTGCACATCGCGATCTTCGCCTATGTGAGAACCACGGACTGGAGCAAGTATCTCGGTGTGCAGGAAGATATCTTCCTCCGCCTCATCGACATCGTCGATGAATCGGGCACCGGCTTCGCCTTCCCGTCAACGGTGAACTACGTCGCTCGCGACGGGGGCATCGACGAGGAACGCAGGGAACGTGTCGAGGGGATCATCGATCAACTTCGCAAGAACAACCAACTGCCGTTTCCGGACTTCGACCACGATACCCGCGGTGCCATGGCAGACGGGCTGGATTACCCCCCGGCGGGTTCGGCGACAACCCGCTGA